AAGTGTTAGCTGCCTCCACTCTCAGGAGGAAATCAAACTCGCCTGTAACATAGAAGACCTCCTTGACCTTCTCGTTCTCTGGGAATACCTTCTTCAGATCGGTCGTGCTAGAAGGCTTTACGCTTATAGCTATAAACGCCTCCAACATACCCATCCCAGATCCCTCTTTTCCCCCTTCTGGATTAGTGCATAGGCTCCTAAATAAACTATACTTCACTTGCCTCCGGATGCGCGGGAGGCGAGGCGTGTACCTCGCGGCTGCAGATTGAACTTTTTAAGTCAACCCATCGCGGTACTGGCAGCTGATAGTGCTCCCGACTTGTTTTCGTCATATGTCGTTTCGAATTTCTACAATAATCGCTTATATAGAGGAGCCGTTCAGAACAGGTAAGGTGAGAGAATGAGCCAGCAGGTATCGCTGCAGGTTGACAAGGAACTCATCGATGCCATCGATGCCCTCGTGTCGGAAGGTATGTTTAAGAGCAGATCCGAGGCCATTAAGGCGGCCCTTATGGGATTCATAAGGACGAAGAATGCCGAGAGAGTGAGAGCGGTATATGAAGAGTTCATATCGGAAGCTGTATCCAGCTTCAGAAGGTGATTTTTGAACTAAAACACTGATCATCATCTATATTAACGATTATCCTGATGCTTCCTCACTGTTTTTATCATCCTATCCCCCTCACTAGGGGAGGGATTACCGCTGTGATCGCCGCCAAACTGTTCAGAATCCCGGACTACGATCCGAGCAAACTAATAGAATCACTTTCAAACTGGAGGGAGGAGATAGAGAGGGAAGGAAGGACTCTCCTAACCACTTTTGAGTCTCTGGAGTCTTCCGGTGACGAGGTCTCCGGAACCCTAGCTAGGGACAGATTGGTCAGGAGGAGATCCCGGAGAGGTATCTCACTGACAGTGGAAACCCAGTATGCCGACTTCCTAACCTTCAAGGTTGAAAGCCCATTCATCATGGTGTTTGGAGGGAGGAAACTGGCTGAATTCGTGGCATTCAAGGTTACTGAGGCCTTGAAGAGAGAAGGAGAGTTCGAGCACTGTGTACTCCCGGAGGCAGTCCTAGAATCCCTCAGCGAGGGGACTAGGGTGGCGCACTTCGAGGACCTCAGAGGCTTGGGAATCAGGAAGATAGCTATCTATGGAGAGAATCTCGAGGATCTAAATCTTTACAAGGAGATAAAACGCTTGGGTAGGCTTTCCTATATACAATTCTACTCTTCAGAGCTGGGCGGGTCCGTAGGACTGTCCAAAGACTTCTCCATAATAGCCTACGGGGGAGTGGATAGGAGGTCTCTGGTGGAGTACGTGAGGTCCCTGCTCACCGAGGTTGTCTGCTGACCGCATTACTCTCTCCTGTAAAACAGATGGAGCTTCTGAACGTTCTGCAAGGACACCAGATCCGCTCTTCTACCCCTGAACTTCAGCCTGCTTAACCCCTCAGATTCGGAGGCCACCCTCAGGGCATCCAGCATGACCATCTCCGGTCTGATGGACTTGGCGTGCTCTATACAGGCGGTATCAGCTAGGTTAATGAAATCCGGATAAGACGGACCTCGGGTGCTATCAGCGGAGAAGGAGGAGAACTCCCACATGTCCACATTGAACCCAGTCAGCTTGACCACCGGGGCGCCGCTGGCTCTCGGCCTGTAAAAAGACACCTCCACCTCATTGAAGAGGGGAAAGTCCTCCAACCTCTTATTCATCCTCTTTATGTACTTCTCCTTTCCCCTAACCATGGAAGAGAAGTAGGAGACAATGAACCTCATACCATCGAACTCTTCCCCATACTTCCCAGCGGAGAGGAACTCTCCTGGGTCGAGCATGAGCCAGGCCAAGACGGGATCAGATAGCAGGTCCCAGGCCACACCTTGAGGTACTCCTTCAGGCCGAGAGTTCACTATCTCGAGGAGCTCCTTCCCCAAATACCTGTAAGCGATGAGGGACGTGCTTATCCTCTTCACGAGCCCCACCAAACCCCTATCTTTCTTTTCGGCTAGTTCCAACACCTCGTGAGATAGGCTAGTTATCCCAGTACGCCTCCTCAGTTCAAGCACGGCATCCGCTGGTGGGAGGTCACCATCCCTCACCACCACATCGTAATCACCCCTATGGATCAGGATATCCCTGATCAGAAGCAGTTCCTCTTTTTTCGCCCTCACCGAGACTATGGCATCGCTGGGATCCTCATCCTCGTCCCTCAGACCACTCCTCACGGGCTTCAATCGGAATACGGGACGTGAAGGCTTGGGATAGGTCACGGCAGTGAGGAGGATGAACCCCGCCCTCAACCCTCTCAGTGAGAGTGTTGGTGAGAATGTGGAATCTACGGCGATGACCTCGTACTCCTTGTGGGACTCGCTCAGCTCGCGGACATCTCTCCTGACGATGGATGCAATCCTCTCGTACACGGGCAGTAGATATTCCCAAGCCTCTCTCATACTGCCAGCAATTTTCCTAGCCTTCTCCAACGCTACAGAATACACATCCGGATCTAGGAGATCCTCACCCCATTCCTCCCTCTCATCCATGGTACTCACCGAACGTGTGCACCAGTATCGGCCTCCTGAACGGAGATAGTAGGCCCGTAACGTAGAAGTCCCCTGTTCCTAGTACCCCGATGTCTATGCTTCCCAGACTGACGACCTTACCTATGTCCTCGAGGTCACTGGACGACTGCAGGGAGCTGAATACTACGCTGTTTATGTTCGCCCTGATGTTCATGTCTAGGTCGGATACCCACCTCTGACTCACGAGTATCAGCCCGATCCCCCATTTTCTTCCCCTCCTCGCCACATCCGAGAGGGCCTCTGTGGGCGGCTGTCCTCTAGCGTAAACTTGGGCCTCGTCGACCACTATAGCGACATCCAACCTCTCACCGCTCCGTTCTGCCCTCGCCATGAGCCCTGAAACCACACCCCTCATTATGCCGTACCTAATGGGCAGGGTCTCCGAGCTTATGTCTAGGACCGTGAGATCCCTGTTGAGGATCAGATCCACCAGATCATCTATACCGTACTTCCTCCCGTTGAACGATCCCAAGCTGACTCCTGACTTGACGAGCCTGAAAAGGGACTTGGCAACTGTGTGCTCCCTCCTCTTGAGGTACCCCATGACGAGCCTTAAGATCGCTATGAAGGATTCGTCTTCCCACCTGACTCCCATAGGACTCTTATCCCTCAACCCTAGGATGGTCGACATGTCAAACTGCCCGTTCCCGAAGCCAAGTGACTCCATGAATTCCCTAGCTTTCCCGACGTCGCCCTCGCTGTACAGGTAGGCGTAGAGGGCCACCTCAACATCATCCAAGTACTCCTTCCCCAGCACCTTGTTAGCCATCACCTCGGCTAGAGAGAGCATGTCCGGGAACACGTCCGCATCGGGTATGGTCTCCTCCCTGAAGAAGGGGGCGTAGTCAGCGCCGGTGTGATCGAATATCACGACCCTCTTACCTACCTTCACGAGCTCCCTCACCAAGAGTCTCACTAGATGGGATTTGCCCGATCCTGTGGAGCCGACTACGG
Above is a window of Thermoproteota archaeon DNA encoding:
- a CDS encoding Lrp/AsnC ligand binding domain-containing protein, which codes for MGMLEAFIAISVKPSSTTDLKKVFPENEKVKEVFYVTGEFDFLLRVEAANTFELARIIESLRSQEGVENTVTFIVLEKLK
- a CDS encoding ribbon-helix-helix domain-containing protein encodes the protein MSQQVSLQVDKELIDAIDALVSEGMFKSRSEAIKAALMGFIRTKNAERVRAVYEEFISEAVSSFRR
- a CDS encoding ATP-binding protein, coding for MREVGFVVGRTSTKWVTVRLEEEVLINDLVLVGDGLLGVVRGVSYANPTMSPYSPFTPTNVEAVRAYEYLNASVELYGSLTSGRFDPRVLTATPTGTPVYKVERGDLEDLKFIEDPIFIGEHPSSGWPLPLDPRAVDYHIAVVGSTGSGKSHLVRLLVRELVKVGKRVVIFDHTGADYAPFFREETIPDADVFPDMLSLAEVMANKVLGKEYLDDVEVALYAYLYSEGDVGKAREFMESLGFGNGQFDMSTILGLRDKSPMGVRWEDESFIAILRLVMGYLKRREHTVAKSLFRLVKSGVSLGSFNGRKYGIDDLVDLILNRDLTVLDISSETLPIRYGIMRGVVSGLMARAERSGERLDVAIVVDEAQVYARGQPPTEALSDVARRGRKWGIGLILVSQRWVSDLDMNIRANINSVVFSSLQSSSDLEDIGKVVSLGSIDIGVLGTGDFYVTGLLSPFRRPILVHTFGEYHG